Proteins co-encoded in one Papaver somniferum cultivar HN1 chromosome 5, ASM357369v1, whole genome shotgun sequence genomic window:
- the LOC113284229 gene encoding putative lipid phosphate phosphatase 3, chloroplastic isoform X1 encodes MDAPHHQNVHTVRSHGARVARSHLYDWIILFLLMVLYLIIYLIHPFRRYVGRDMMTDLRFPLKEVTVRFWVVPLYAVVLPLIIFLGFYYRRKDVYDLHHGILGLLFTVFATGVLTEATKNATGRPRPDFFWRCFPDGQDFYDLTGDVICHGKESMIRDGYKSFPSGHASWSFAGLTFLSLYLAGKITAFDQRGHVGKLCVVFPLLVASGVAITLVDDYFHHWVDVFGGAILGLIVATICYLQFFPPPYHTQSWGPYAYFRMLEELRRSTNGARQEPRGEQINTTAHDESQMLDELEAGKR; translated from the coding sequence ATGGATGCCCCTCACCATCAAAATGTGCATACTGTAAGATCCCATGGAGCTAGAGTTGCTAGATCACATTTGTATGATTGGATTATATTGTTTCTACTTATGGTGTTATACCTTATCATTTACCTGATTCATCCATTTCGTCGGTATGTTGGAAGGGATATGATGACTGATCTCAGATTTCCCTTGAAAGAAGTCACAGTCAGATTCTGGGTTGTTCCACTATATGCAGTTGTGCTACCTCTCATTATTTTTCTTGGGTTTTATTACAGGAGGAAAGATGTTTATGATCTGCACCATGGTATACTTGGTCTTTTATTCACTGTATTCGCAACCGGAGTCTTAACAGAGGCAACAAAGAATGCAACCGGAAGACCCCGGCCGGATTTCTTTTGGCGCTGTTTTCCGGATGGTCAAGATTTTTATGATCTAACTGGGGATGTTATTTGCCATGGAAAGGAGAGTATGATTAGAGATGGATATAAAAGTTTTCCAAGTGGTCATGCTTCATGGTCATTTGCTGGCTTAACTTTTCTTTCATTGTACTTGGCAGGCAAAATCACTGCATTTGACCAAAGAGGTCATGTTGGGAAACTATGTGTTGTTTTTCCTTTGCTGGTTGCATCTGGTGTTGCCATAACCCTTGTAGACGACTATTTTCATCACTGGGTTGATGTGTTTGGTGGAGCTATTCTAGGTCTGATAGTGGCAACAATTTGTTACCTGCAGTTTTTCCCACCTCCATACCATACTCAAAGTTGGGGACCTTATGCATATTTCCGGATGTTGGAAGAGTTGCGGCGTAGTACTAATGGTGCACGACAAGAGCCACGAGGGGAACAGATTAACACAACAGCACATGATGAGTCTCAGATGTTAGACGAATTGGAAGCGGGTAAGAGATGA
- the LOC113284229 gene encoding putative lipid phosphate phosphatase 3, chloroplastic isoform X2, which translates to MISVSHSLFANLRRKDVYDLHHGILGLLFTVFATGVLTEATKNATGRPRPDFFWRCFPDGQDFYDLTGDVICHGKESMIRDGYKSFPSGHASWSFAGLTFLSLYLAGKITAFDQRGHVGKLCVVFPLLVASGVAITLVDDYFHHWVDVFGGAILGLIVATICYLQFFPPPYHTQSWGPYAYFRMLEELRRSTNGARQEPRGEQINTTAHDESQMLDELEAGKR; encoded by the exons ATGATATCTGTTTCTCATTCTCTCTTTGCAAACTTAAG GAGGAAAGATGTTTATGATCTGCACCATGGTATACTTGGTCTTTTATTCACTGTATTCGCAACCGGAGTCTTAACAGAGGCAACAAAGAATGCAACCGGAAGACCCCGGCCGGATTTCTTTTGGCGCTGTTTTCCGGATGGTCAAGATTTTTATGATCTAACTGGGGATGTTATTTGCCATGGAAAGGAGAGTATGATTAGAGATGGATATAAAAGTTTTCCAAGTGGTCATGCTTCATGGTCATTTGCTGGCTTAACTTTTCTTTCATTGTACTTGGCAGGCAAAATCACTGCATTTGACCAAAGAGGTCATGTTGGGAAACTATGTGTTGTTTTTCCTTTGCTGGTTGCATCTGGTGTTGCCATAACCCTTGTAGACGACTATTTTCATCACTGGGTTGATGTGTTTGGTGGAGCTATTCTAGGTCTGATAGTGGCAACAATTTGTTACCTGCAGTTTTTCCCACCTCCATACCATACTCAAAGTTGGGGACCTTATGCATATTTCCGGATGTTGGAAGAGTTGCGGCGTAGTACTAATGGTGCACGACAAGAGCCACGAGGGGAACAGATTAACACAACAGCACATGATGAGTCTCAGATGTTAGACGAATTGGAAGCGGGTAAGAGATGA